The following coding sequences are from one Saprospiraceae bacterium window:
- a CDS encoding cyanophycinase has protein sequence MTEYKGTLIPIGGNEDKGMGPNEMYTLDFIERGILSRVVKEAGGTAAKIVVITTASSIPVEVGNNYLHAFRTLGCTHVDVLHIRSIEAAEDLNHLRHIHNADCVLFSGGDQSKIVKYIGNTQMHVELVSRLMDGKFVLAGTSAGAMSMSHEMIAGSGPPESLIKGNIKMSRGMSLLDNVIIDTHFIQRGRFGRLAEAVARHPRLLGIGLAEDTGLVIRRGNDCEVIGSGMVILFDPRHLSHNNYDVLESGTPMSLSNLTTHVLATGDRFKIRERSLKILPLESYLEAQVKS, from the coding sequence ATGACCGAATATAAAGGTACGCTCATTCCGATAGGAGGTAACGAAGATAAAGGGATGGGTCCGAACGAAATGTACACACTTGACTTCATTGAAAGGGGTATTCTCTCACGTGTAGTCAAAGAAGCTGGTGGCACAGCAGCCAAAATTGTGGTCATCACCACAGCTTCCAGCATTCCCGTTGAGGTAGGTAACAATTATTTACACGCATTCAGGACGCTTGGATGTACTCATGTGGATGTGCTGCATATCCGTAGTATAGAGGCTGCAGAGGATCTCAATCATTTGAGGCATATCCACAATGCGGATTGTGTTCTATTCTCAGGTGGAGATCAATCCAAGATAGTCAAGTACATAGGCAATACGCAGATGCATGTCGAACTCGTTTCCAGATTAATGGACGGAAAGTTTGTTCTGGCGGGGACGAGCGCAGGAGCAATGTCTATGTCACATGAAATGATTGCCGGCAGTGGTCCACCAGAATCATTGATCAAAGGCAATATCAAGATGTCCAGAGGAATGTCATTGCTTGATAATGTAATCATAGATACACATTTTATCCAGAGGGGCAGATTTGGTCGCCTAGCAGAGGCAGTCGCGAGACATCCGCGCTTGCTTGGTATAGGTTTAGCAGAGGATACCGGCCTTGTCATCCGCAGAGGAAATGACTGTGAAGTGATCGGTTCAGGGATGGTGATCTTATTTGATCCCAGGCACCTCAGTCACAACAATTATGATGTTCTAGAATCTGGCACCCCTATGTCACTGTCCAACCTTACTACGCACGTATTGGCTACCGGAGACAGATTTAAAATCAGAGAAAGGAGCTTAAAAATACTTCCTCTTGAATCTTATCTGGAAGCACAGGTCAAATCTTAA
- the rfaE2 gene encoding D-glycero-beta-D-manno-heptose 1-phosphate adenylyltransferase produces the protein MKTIDQVHNKIVTREQAAKIVQHWKDQGMEIVFTNGCFDILHRGHIEYLFAARTQGDRLVIGVNSDHSVKLLKGPDRPVNDEQSRMLLLGALECADLVVLFDEETPLSLIQLLLPDILVKGGDWKVEQIVGADIVTEKGGKVLSLAFVDGFSTTGTIAKIQKKGS, from the coding sequence ATGAAAACAATTGATCAAGTACACAATAAAATTGTCACCAGAGAACAAGCAGCAAAAATCGTTCAACACTGGAAGGACCAAGGAATGGAAATCGTTTTCACCAATGGCTGTTTTGATATATTGCACCGAGGGCATATAGAATATCTTTTTGCAGCCAGGACTCAAGGTGATCGGTTGGTAATTGGTGTCAACTCCGACCATAGTGTCAAACTACTGAAGGGCCCCGACAGACCTGTCAATGATGAGCAAAGTCGTATGCTCCTCCTGGGAGCGCTTGAATGTGCAGATCTTGTTGTATTGTTTGACGAAGAAACACCATTATCATTGATTCAGCTACTCTTGCCGGATATTTTGGTCAAAGGTGGTGACTGGAAAGTTGAGCAAATTGTAGGAGCTGATATTGTGACGGAGAAAGGAGGAAAGGTGTTGAGCCTGGCCTTTGTCGATGGATTTTCTACTACGGGTACGATCGCAAAGATCCAAAAAAAAGGTTCCTAA
- a CDS encoding pantoate--beta-alanine ligase, translated as MKIYKTVKPLQAHLALLRAKGEKIAFAPTMGALHQGHVSLIQIGREMGAKTVCSLFVNPTQFNNMQDLLKYPRMLDKDTALLRSYKCDVLFAPSIEEIYPPQLDTRVQIDLQGLDKVMEGVFRPGHFDGMLQVVKRLLDIVKPDLLIMGQKDFQQVSLVQLMIRSLNLPVQLVLAPTLRESDGLAMSSRNMRLSPQMRKKSVVIYKALSKIKDEFGKYPLEILKNHAWKMMEDEGLRPEYLEIVDGNNLQSVVDSQKSEYIVVLTAAWANDIRLIDNLILKSL; from the coding sequence ATGAAAATATATAAAACGGTCAAACCTCTCCAAGCGCATCTGGCACTGTTGAGGGCTAAGGGTGAAAAGATCGCATTTGCTCCTACCATGGGCGCTTTGCACCAAGGGCATGTCTCACTTATCCAAATTGGGAGGGAGATGGGTGCGAAAACGGTGTGTAGCCTTTTTGTCAATCCAACACAATTTAATAACATGCAGGATTTACTCAAATATCCACGAATGTTAGATAAAGACACCGCTCTGCTCAGGTCATACAAATGTGATGTCTTGTTTGCTCCCTCAATCGAAGAGATTTATCCTCCACAACTGGACACGAGAGTGCAGATCGACCTTCAAGGTCTGGATAAGGTGATGGAAGGAGTTTTTCGTCCTGGACATTTTGATGGGATGCTGCAAGTAGTCAAAAGGCTGCTGGATATCGTAAAGCCTGATCTTTTAATCATGGGGCAGAAAGATTTTCAACAGGTGTCCCTGGTGCAACTGATGATAAGGAGCCTCAATTTACCGGTACAGCTCGTCTTAGCGCCAACATTGAGAGAATCTGATGGTCTTGCTATGAGCTCTCGCAATATGAGATTAAGTCCGCAAATGAGAAAGAAATCCGTGGTGATTTACAAAGCTTTGTCCAAAATTAAAGACGAATTTGGAAAATATCCCCTGGAGATTTTAAAAAATCATGCCTGGAAAATGATGGAAGACGAAGGGCTGAGGCCAGAATATCTTGAAATTGTAGATGGAAACAACTTACAAAGTGTTGTCGATAGTCAAAAATCAGAATATATTGTAGTACTTACGGCTGCATGGGCAAATGATATAAGGCTGATCGACAATCTTATCCTCAAATCACTCTAA
- a CDS encoding aspartate 1-decarboxylase: protein MFLQFFKSKIHRAFVTEANLNYVGSITIDEVLMKAADIYEGEKVQIVNNNNGERFETYVIKGEPNSGRICLNGAAARKAEVGDILIIISYAFMTPEEAKGFHPTTVYVDEQNRLKS, encoded by the coding sequence ATGTTTCTTCAATTTTTTAAATCAAAAATCCACCGTGCTTTTGTCACAGAGGCAAATTTGAATTATGTGGGAAGTATCACTATCGACGAAGTGTTGATGAAAGCCGCTGACATTTATGAGGGAGAAAAAGTCCAGATTGTCAATAACAACAACGGCGAAAGATTCGAGACTTATGTGATCAAAGGCGAGCCAAATTCAGGACGCATTTGCCTGAATGGGGCCGCGGCTCGCAAGGCTGAGGTAGGCGATATTTTGATCATTATTTCTTATGCTTTCATGACACCGGAAGAGGCTAAAGGTTTTCATCCCACTACAGTTTATGTAGATGAACAAAATCGCCTGAAATCATAA
- a CDS encoding flippase-like domain-containing protein produces the protein MPRLLKQILQFILFLGLGLFIMWYIYHGQRDAYFLYCSSHEIPIEKCSLKDKLWKDFSSVNWFYIALIFVAFSMSNVSRSLRWQMILRSMGYKTRFVNAYGSVSIAYFANLGLPRSGEFFRASFMSKYEKIGLDKTLGTIVLDRMVDMVSMLGLIALAMAIQWHIFKDFLGKYVFASMNQKFSLLIILGVASLLIVLLIFFSRSIWRQWHFVRQVGIKLSGFVSGIRAIGSLDSPYLFLLHTALVWFWYFMMLLFALKAFDATSHIGISAALLIYVFSALGMVVPTPGGMGSYHYLMILALSFYGINELDAFSFANIAFFSAQFATNILMGIAALIYLPIVNSTTNRPST, from the coding sequence TTGCCTCGACTTCTCAAACAAATTCTGCAATTTATTTTATTTCTGGGCCTTGGCTTATTTATCATGTGGTATATCTACCATGGACAGAGGGATGCTTACTTCTTATACTGCAGCTCACATGAAATTCCAATTGAAAAGTGCAGCTTAAAAGACAAGCTCTGGAAGGACTTTAGCTCTGTGAACTGGTTTTATATCGCATTGATATTTGTGGCATTTTCTATGAGCAATGTGAGCCGATCACTGAGATGGCAAATGATCTTAAGAAGCATGGGTTACAAAACTCGTTTTGTCAATGCTTATGGATCTGTTTCCATTGCTTATTTTGCCAATCTTGGTTTACCCCGCAGCGGAGAATTTTTTAGGGCGAGCTTCATGTCTAAGTATGAAAAGATCGGTCTGGACAAAACACTTGGCACGATAGTGCTGGACAGGATGGTCGACATGGTTTCCATGCTAGGCCTCATAGCTCTGGCAATGGCGATTCAATGGCATATTTTTAAGGACTTTCTGGGAAAATATGTTTTTGCGAGCATGAACCAAAAGTTCTCACTATTGATCATTCTGGGGGTCGCTTCCTTACTTATTGTTTTGCTGATTTTCTTCAGCAGGTCGATCTGGAGACAGTGGCATTTTGTAAGACAGGTCGGCATCAAGCTTTCAGGTTTTGTTTCAGGAATAAGAGCCATAGGATCATTAGACAGTCCCTATCTTTTCCTCTTGCATACAGCATTGGTTTGGTTCTGGTATTTCATGATGCTGCTTTTTGCTTTGAAGGCTTTTGATGCAACCAGTCACATTGGAATTTCTGCGGCATTGTTGATATATGTTTTTTCTGCCTTAGGCATGGTTGTTCCAACGCCTGGAGGCATGGGTAGTTATCATTATCTGATGATACTCGCACTGAGTTTTTACGGGATCAATGAATTGGATGCATTCTCCTTTGCCAATATTGCTTTTTTCAGTGCTCAGTTTGCTACAAATATTTTGATGGGAATTGCGGCATTAATTTATCTGCCCATCGTTAATTCTACAACGAATAGACCGTCCACATGA